From Halorientalis litorea:
ACCCAGCGCGAGGTCCTTCGTGAACTCGTGTTCTGTGAATACGTCCAACTGCTCGTAGTTGTCGTTACAGAGTTCGAGGTCGAACTCCTCGACAGGGTAGTCGAGAATCTCGGGGTAGATACGCGAGTAGTCCCCGTAACAGACGTGCAGGCCGACGCGCACGTCGTCGGGAATCTGGTCGACAATACGGTCGAGACACTCGCCGACGATGGCGTGGTCGTCCGGCGTCGTCGCCAGCGCGGGTTCGTCTATCTGGATGTACTTCGCGCCGGCGTCCACGAGTCGCTCTATCTCCGTGTTCACGAGGTCTGCGAGGTCGTAGGCGAGAGCCTCCTGGCTGTCGTAGACTTCGTTGAACGACCAGTTAGCGAGCGTGTACGGGCCGGTGATGGGCACCTTCACCGGGCGGGCCGACACGTCGTCGGTGAACTCGAACTCCTCGACCAGCCACTCCTCGCCGTAGGTCACCTCGTCGACGACAGACGGCTTGTCGAAGTAGTTGTGTCCCCACACCTTCACGCGGCCGTTGAACTCGTAGCCGTCGATGCGGTGGGCGAAGTACTCGACCATCTCGTTGCGGCGCATCTCGCCGTCGACGACCACGTCCATCCCGGTACGCTCGTGTTCGTTCGTGATGAGGCGGGCGGCGTCGTCGGTGGCCTCGTGCCAGTCGTCGTCGTCGAACTCGTGGTCCTCGTCCTCCCAGTGGTCGCGGGCGCGGTTGAGCCACGTCGGCTTGGGATAGGACCCGACCACGGTGGTCAGAAGGAAGTGGTCGGTGCCGTGTCCTTCGGGTCGGAACTGCTCGCGGGTGTCCGTCATGCTTCCACCTCCGTCTTACCGACGGCTCCGAGTGCGTCCAGTTTCTCCTCGAAGCGGTTGCCCGGGAGGTAGAACGTCTCGGTATTGATGGTCGCGTACACCGTCTCGAAGTCCGCGCTCGGGGTCTGCTCGCCGACCCACTCGATACGCTCCTCGATGGTCTCGGGGTCCTCGACGAGCGTGTTCTGTCCGTCCACGAGGCCGAGTGCCACGTCGGACTTGGTGCCGTACTCGTTGATGTTGTAGATGTTGTCCTCGTGGTTCGCGACGAAGTCGAAGCCGATGGCGTCCACGTCGGCGTCCATCAGGTGTGCGTACACTTTCTCCTCCAGCGCGCCCCAGTAGGTGTGGGCGACGACGTCGGCGTCAGTGGCGGCGGCGACGTGGTCGATGGCCTCGCTCGCCCGCTGGTCCGCACCGTCACCGGGCGGGTTCTCCACGAGGGACGGTTCCAGCAGGAACAGCGTTTCTACGTCGGGAAACTCCGCGAGTTCGGCCGTCAGGAACTCCGCGATGGCTCCGAGGAACGCCTGTTCGTCGCCGTAGTGTTCGTCGGTAGCGAGGTCCGCGAGCGAGTACGGGCCAGGGAGGACCGCCTGAAGCCCCGAGTCGACGCGGTCCGCGGCCGAGTCGAGTTCCGCCGCCACGTCGCCTGTCGCCGCGAGGTCGTCGGTCACGACTGGCTCGCGGTAGAAGTTGTTGTTGTCGTAGTAGCGGACGATGCCGCGCGTCTCCACGGCGTCGGCGACGGCCAGCGGGTGGGCAATCATATCGTCCCAGCGTGCCTGCCCCTCGACGACGCGGTCGAGGCCAGCCGCTTGCTGTCGCTCGATCAATTCGCCGCGCGTGCGGTCGTAGACGCTCTGAATCTCGGCCCCTTCGGTGCCGTCGATGAGGTCGGCCTTCTGGTGGCCCTTCAACTCCGAGAGTTCGTCTTTCGTCCAGTCAGGCAACGGGAACAGTCCCGGTGTCGTCGTAACTACCTCTGTCATTACGAAGTGGTACGAAATGACGGCCTTTAATATTTGCTAATCGGTTTGATGATTTGTAGTAATCAAACGGAGGGCGACGAGTCGCTCGAATGGGTACTTCTCGCTCGCTACCTCTTCTGCCACGAGACCGTTCTCGTTCGCCGTGTCCCGAACT
This genomic window contains:
- a CDS encoding methionine synthase → MTDTREQFRPEGHGTDHFLLTTVVGSYPKPTWLNRARDHWEDEDHEFDDDDWHEATDDAARLITNEHERTGMDVVVDGEMRRNEMVEYFAHRIDGYEFNGRVKVWGHNYFDKPSVVDEVTYGEEWLVEEFEFTDDVSARPVKVPITGPYTLANWSFNEVYDSQEALAYDLADLVNTEIERLVDAGAKYIQIDEPALATTPDDHAIVGECLDRIVDQIPDDVRVGLHVCYGDYSRIYPEILDYPVEEFDLELCNDNYEQLDVFTEHEFTKDLALGVVDAHVADVESVAEIKDNIKKGFEIVPPEQLTVSPDCGLKLLPRDAAYGKMENMVQAAREVEQELDDGDIEVGFAAPADD
- a CDS encoding 5-methyltetrahydropteroyltriglutamate--homocysteine methyltransferase yields the protein MTEVVTTTPGLFPLPDWTKDELSELKGHQKADLIDGTEGAEIQSVYDRTRGELIERQQAAGLDRVVEGQARWDDMIAHPLAVADAVETRGIVRYYDNNNFYREPVVTDDLAATGDVAAELDSAADRVDSGLQAVLPGPYSLADLATDEHYGDEQAFLGAIAEFLTAELAEFPDVETLFLLEPSLVENPPGDGADQRASEAIDHVAAATDADVVAHTYWGALEEKVYAHLMDADVDAIGFDFVANHEDNIYNINEYGTKSDVALGLVDGQNTLVEDPETIEERIEWVGEQTPSADFETVYATINTETFYLPGNRFEEKLDALGAVGKTEVEA